One Campylobacter sp. MIT 99-7217 genomic window, AGACAAGTAAATGTAAGTTTTTTGACGATGATGAGGGCAGGGTTTTAGAACACCGCTTTGATGATATCGTGCTTTTTAATATCTATTTTCCAAACGGACAAAAGGACGAGGAGAGGCTAAATTTCAAGATGAAATTTTATGCTGATTTTTTAGAATACCTTAAAAAGCTTTTAAAAGAGGATAAAAAAATCATCATTTGTGGCGATGTCAATACCGCACATAAAGAAATCGATCTTACTCACCCCAAAGCAAATGCGAAAACTTCAGGCTTTTTGCCTATGGAAAGGGCTTGGATAGATGATTTACTTTCGCTTGGTTTTATCGATACTTTTAGGCACATAAATGGCGATATTAAGGAGCATTACTCGTGGTGGTCTTATAGAATGAGGGCTAGAGAAAAAAATGTGGGCTGGAGGATTGATTATTTTTTCATTTCAAAAAATTTAGAAAAAAAGCTCAAAAATGCCTTTATAAGAACAGATATTTTTGGCTCAGATCATGCACCTGTAGGCATAGAGCTAGATATTTGAATTTCTTGTGGTATTTATTCAAAAAATAGGTGTTCAAGTAAAATTTTAAGCCCAAGTAAAACAAGCACCAAACCGCCCAAAAACTCGGCTTTGCTTTTAAATTTAATGCCAAATTTATTGCCGATTTTAAGTCCAAAACCAGCAAAAATGAAGGTGATCACTCCGATAAAAAGTACGCAAAGCCATAAATTAACCTTCAAAAAAGCAAAGCTTACCCCAACAGCTAGTGCGTCAATGCTTGTCGCTACAGCCAAACCAAGCATGATCTTAAAGCCAAATTCATTAGAATTAGTATCACAGGCTTCTTTTTGACGGGATTCTTTGATCATTTTTAAACCTATGATACTGAGTAAAATCGCAGCTATCCAATGATCAATTTGTTCCACAAAAGAAGCAAAAGAAATACCAAAAAAATACCCAATCACAGGCATTAGAGCTTGAAAACCACCAAAATACACTCCAACGATCATATAATGCTTAAATTTCAGTCTTTCAACACTAAAACCCTTGCACAAAGATACAGCAAAAGCGTCCATAGACAAAGCACAGGCTAGGATAAACAAACTTGTAATGTCCATAATTTAACCTTGATTTGGGATAGTGAAATTTAACGAAAAAAAGCTAAAAACATGATTAATTTTGTAGTAATTTTGTATTATTTATTATTAAGTTTTTATTAAGTATTAAAAGTGTATAATCTTGCTTTTAATTACGCATTAAGCTTTCTAAGCTGGCCCATTCGTCTAGCGGTTAGGACATCGCCCTTTCACGGCGGTAACACGAGTTCGAGTCTCGTATGGGTCACCACTCCTTTCAGCAAATTTTTATCTTATTTTTTATAAAATTCCAGCTATTTTATCTTGAAAGGAAATTATGAGCGATACTCGTTTTTTGCTTTTTACTCAGCTTAAAGATAAGGTTCCAAACGATAGTTTAACTCAACTTAAAGAAAGTCTTGATAAAAGCAGTGAAGAAAATTTAGAAAAACTTGTCTTTTTAAAGCTTAAAAATCCGCTCCTTGCTCTTGTTTTAAGCATCATTTTACCCGGCATAGATAGAATTTATAAAGGCGATTTGGGCTTGGGTATCCTTAAAATTATCATAACTCTTGTAGCTATTGTATTGGGTGCAAATGATAGCGAGGAACTTTTGATTATAGCTATTTTTGTAATGATAATTTATTATGTATGGTGGATAGCAGATATGTTCTTAGTTTTTAAGGGCGTAAAAAAAGATAATCTTCTTAAAATCTTTCAAATTTTAAACTCCTAAGGAAAAATAATGACAAATACAGACATTTTATTTATGCAACTTCGCGACAAAGTACCAAACGATAGTGTTTCTTACCTTAAAGAAAGTCTTGATAGTGCTTCACAAGAAAAGATTGAAAAGCTTGCCTTTCTTCAGGTTAAAAATCCTATTACAGGATTGATTTTTTCACTTGTTTTAGGAACTTTTGGTGTTGATAGATTTTATAAGGGAGATAAGGGACTAGGTATTGCTAAGATTCTTTTATTTTGGGGTTCTTATATACTTTTAATTTTTTTTATGATCACTTCTGCTACGAATTCTTTTGAACCATATTCTAGTTTTGATCTTTATAATGATAGATTTAACCCTTATACTGGTTTCGAGCCTTATGATGATGGAGATGATTTTATAAATGTTTATACAATCGGCTTAGCTTGTTCTGCTATTTGTCTTCTTCTTGCGTTTATTTGGATGCTTGCGGATATTTTTTTAGTATTTTTTGGGATAAAAAAAGATAATCTCAAAAAAATTTTTGAACTCTTAAATACAAAAAAAGAGGATTTAAGCGAACAAAGCTAAATGAAAACCATTTGTTCAACAAAAGAAGCTAGGATAGAGGTTAAAAAGTCAAGTTTCATAGCCTTTTTATGTGCATTTAAAGAATTTAAAACCCTACTTTTAAATTTAAAAAAAGAACACCCAAAAGCCGTGCATTTTGTCTATGCTTATCGCTTTTTAAACGAACTTGGACAAATCATAGAGGATAAAAGCGATGATAATGAGCCAAGGGGAACGGCT contains:
- a CDS encoding exodeoxyribonuclease III, whose amino-acid sequence is MKLISWNVNGLRAICDKEALAWIELEKPDFVGFQEIKAYEDKFPKKIYELHFKHIFSNSAKRAGYSGVMSLCDFDCQTSKCKFFDDDEGRVLEHRFDDIVLFNIYFPNGQKDEERLNFKMKFYADFLEYLKKLLKEDKKIIICGDVNTAHKEIDLTHPKANAKTSGFLPMERAWIDDLLSLGFIDTFRHINGDIKEHYSWWSYRMRAREKNVGWRIDYFFISKNLEKKLKNAFIRTDIFGSDHAPVGIELDI
- a CDS encoding manganese efflux pump MntP family protein, whose amino-acid sequence is MDITSLFILACALSMDAFAVSLCKGFSVERLKFKHYMIVGVYFGGFQALMPVIGYFFGISFASFVEQIDHWIAAILLSIIGLKMIKESRQKEACDTNSNEFGFKIMLGLAVATSIDALAVGVSFAFLKVNLWLCVLFIGVITFIFAGFGLKIGNKFGIKFKSKAEFLGGLVLVLLGLKILLEHLFFE
- a CDS encoding TM2 domain-containing protein, producing MTNTDILFMQLRDKVPNDSVSYLKESLDSASQEKIEKLAFLQVKNPITGLIFSLVLGTFGVDRFYKGDKGLGIAKILLFWGSYILLIFFMITSATNSFEPYSSFDLYNDRFNPYTGFEPYDDGDDFINVYTIGLACSAICLLLAFIWMLADIFLVFFGIKKDNLKKIFELLNTKKEDLSEQS